Within Oscillatoria nigro-viridis PCC 7112, the genomic segment ACACCACCGTCATTAATTGGGTCAGACAAGTAGGAGAACGCCTACCGTCCGCCTATGACGAGCGAGACCACTCCAGAAGTGGGGGAGTTGGATGAACTAGAAACTTTTGTAGGGCAAAAAAAAATCTGGTTGTGGACAGCAGTAGACCACTTTAAGCCAGGAATTTTAGGGTGGGTTTTGGGCGACCGAGCGTGCGAAGACCTTTGCCCCCTTGTGGGAGCTTGTAGCAACATGGAATTGTTCTTTTTATGTCACGGACGGCTGGCCAGTCTATCCAGGATTTATTCCAGATGGAGATCAGAGCCCACCGCAAGACTTACATGACCAGGGTAGAAGGTGAAAACACACGGTTACGGCATTACGCAAGCCCGACTGCATCGCAAGACACTTTGTTATTCACTCGTCAGAGGAAATGCTGAGACACTCGATCAGATTGTTGCTACACTACCTCAAGTTCTGGGATGTGCCAATTCCTCAATGATTCATGGCATCATTCAGCAACGCCTACCTTGTCGTTGCAATCCCCAACTTTTTTCCACTCTCGCGTCCAATAAACCAGTCTGCGAAACAGTCCTACATTTCACCACTTAATATCTGCCAGTTAAACGTCAATTTAAGGATGCAGTTGCGACTTAAATGTCAACTGCTTGAGTTCTTCTTGATTCCAGTTGCCGAACTTGGCGGCAGCTTCGTAGGTGCTTTGCAAGAACTCTAACAACATCTGATCCGGTGATTCTGCCTCACGGACAGCATCATAGGGCAAAATAAACTCGCCCAATTCTTGACTGTAAAATGCAGCATCGGGACGAATCGTAGCCTGCTTAAACCCATCGGGTTCTGGGTACGCATAGGAATAAAACGCTGGGTATGATAATCCGGCTCCGGGCCAAAATCCGGCACTACTGACTTCCTGGGAATAGGCTTCCTGCGCCACTGCATCCGGTAGATTTGGCACCCCTCCCGGATGCTCAGGAGCCGATCGCCCAGAAAAGCGAGTCACTGCTAAATCAAAACTCCCCCAGAAAAAATGAACCGGACTAACCTTGCCGGAAAAATGTGAGCGAAATTCTCGAAAGACGCGATCAGACTGTAGCAGCACTCGCCAGCATCGATTGGCATAGTCTGCATCATAAGCAGCATGGGTTTCATCCTGCTCAAATCGAATGGGATCTGGAACTTCATTCGGTTTGGTGTTGATGGTGATGTGAAGATCTAATTCTCTCAGAGTTTCCATCACAGTCTGATAAAAATCAGCAACAGAGCGAGGGTAGAGGGCGATCGCCCGTCTTGCCCCTTCACTGGTTTGAATCAGCAACTCATGATCAATGAAATCAAAGTCGATTTGAAAGATCCGGCTGCCATAGGGAATCGTGGAAGTGGTCAGTCCCCGAACGGTTAGATAGAGGGGAATATGCCAGGAATGATTAATCCACGGAGTTTGGGCTAATCGGATTTTGCCGATGATTTGAGTCCACATGTGCAAGGTGGCATAGGTCTCTTGCCATGCGTCCAGGGGTAAACTCGGCCAAATATCTGTTAGGGCAGGCTGATTTGACATCATGGTTTCCTCGCGAGTAGAAAAGGGGCGCGCGCTCAATAGTTCTTCTGTTGTTCGTCGGTAAAACACCACAGCCATTGTTCTCCCAATTCGGCTGAACTAATCACCGCATGTCCACTTTCTTCGTAATGGCGGCGAGCGTGTTGATTTTTAGACGAGTCGCAGCACAGCATTTTGCCGCAGGTTTGACAAATTCTCAAGTGAACCCAGCGAGCGCCAACTCGCAGGCATTCCTCACAGCGGAATACCGGGTAATTGGCTTTTGAAATCATAGTCTCTAGCGTCAGTTCGTTCAGGTGTTGACAAGACATGGAAGATTCCTGTGAATGTGCAAGATATGTACTCGATCAAATGGGATACAGCCATTTGCGAAAAAGTTGGGTGAGGCGCGGCATAATCACGTAGGTCAGCAGGGCAACCGTTAGACCTGTAACCAACAACGTTCTGAGCAATACCGGAAGCCCCGCTAGGAGTGGTACTAGCAAACGATTGAGAATAGATATCGTAAAAAACACTGCCAGCCATGTGACGATCGCCATTTTGTAGCGCGGGGGTGGAGCCTTCATCGGCTTGTCAGGAAGCGTAAACCAGGTTTCCAGCCCAGTCAGGGTTTGAATTGCTTCTGGCTTTTCAATTAAGGGTTGTAGTCGCTCAATCCATTCTTGCCGAATATCTGATTCAATCCAGGTTTTGAGATTGTTGTAGCAATCGAACTTGAGAATGACCACGTATTCAGGATGATCATGATCACGAGGTCGAATCGTGCTGACACCTAAATGTCCCTTGAATTTTCGTGCATCTGCGGCGATGCCATGAAACCATGCTTCATAACCTTGTTCACGTCCTGGTCTCACGATATGAGA encodes:
- a CDS encoding DUF5996 family protein — translated: MMSNQPALTDIWPSLPLDAWQETYATLHMWTQIIGKIRLAQTPWINHSWHIPLYLTVRGLTTSTIPYGSRIFQIDFDFIDHELLIQTSEGARRAIALYPRSVADFYQTVMETLRELDLHITINTKPNEVPDPIRFEQDETHAAYDADYANRCWRVLLQSDRVFREFRSHFSGKVSPVHFFWGSFDLAVTRFSGRSAPEHPGGVPNLPDAVAQEAYSQEVSSAGFWPGAGLSYPAFYSYAYPEPDGFKQATIRPDAAFYSQELGEFILPYDAVREAESPDQMLLEFLQSTYEAAAKFGNWNQEELKQLTFKSQLHP
- a CDS encoding UBP-type zinc finger domain-containing protein, with product MSCQHLNELTLETMISKANYPVFRCEECLRVGARWVHLRICQTCGKMLCCDSSKNQHARRHYEESGHAVISSAELGEQWLWCFTDEQQKNY